AACGCGCTGTTGCAGATCTTCCAGGGTCAGGGTGGCACGCTGGTATCCCTGCTGAACAGCGGTGGTTCGTTCGCCAAGACCCTGGCCGACCGGGACGCGCTGATCGGCAGCGTGATCAACAACCTGAACACCGTGTTGCAGACCATCGATCAGCGCGGCGACCAGTTCGCCACCACGCTCGCCGAACTGCAGCGGCTGATCAGCGGATTGGCCGCCGACAGAGACCAGATCGGCGACGCGATTCCGCGCATCGCCGGAGCCACCGGCGACCTGACCGACCTGCTCGCCCAGGCCCGCCCGGACCTGAAGGACACCATCGAGCAGACCGGCCGCGTGGCGGCCAACCTCGACGCGGGCTCCGACACCGTCCAGTGGGTGCTGGACCGGCTTCCCTCGACCTATCGGCAGCTGATCAGGATCGGTTCCTACGGCTCCTTCCTCCAGCTCTACGTCTGCGGGACGAATTTCCTGGTGGACGGTCCGGACGGGAAGACCATGAAGATCAACATGCCCGCCGAGCAGACGACAGGAAGGTGTGCCGAGAACCGATGAACGAGCAGCGATCAACCGCCGTCACCATCGGCATCGTCGGCCTCGTGCTCGCGGTGGCGGTGGCACTGTCGGCACTGCAATTCGACCGGCTGCCGTTCATCCGGTCCGGTGCGACGTTCACCGCGTACTTCGCCGACGCAGGCGGCCTGGTGCCCGGCGACCCGGTCCAGGTCGCCGGTGTGCGCTCCGGCCGGGTGGACAAGGTCGGCCTGGACGGCGCGAAGGTGCTGGTCCGGTTCACCCTGGACGAGTCGATCGTGCTGGGGCAGAAGACGTCGGCGGCGATCAAGACCAACACCGTGCTCGGGCGCAAGTCGCTGGAGGTGACCCCGTCCGGCTCCGGGGCGCTGCGCACCGACGACACGATTCCGTTGGACCGCACCACCTCGCCGTATTCGCTCAACGAGGCCCTGGGCGATCTGGCGGGCACGGTGCACGGCCTGGATATGGAGAAGGTCGACCAGACCCTCGACGCGCTCTCGGCGACCTTCGCCGACACCCCCGCTCCGCTCCGGTCGGCGTTGGACGGCGTCACCGCGCTCTCGCGCAGCATCAACGCGCGCGACGAGGCGCTGTCGGACCTGCTGAAGCGGGCGCAGAGCGTCACGAAGATCCTCGCCGACCGCGGCAACCAGATCAACGCGCTGCTGCTGGACGGCAATGAGCTGCTCGGTGAGCTGGATCGGCGCCGCACCGCGCTCGGCCAGTTGATCGTCTACGTGAACGGCCTGGCCGAGCAGCTGTCCGGTCTGGTCGCCGACAACGAGGCGCAGCTGAAACCGGCGCTCGACAAGCTGAATTCGGTGCTTGCCCTGTTGCAGAAGAACAAGCAGAACCTCGCCGACGCGCTGGTGGGGCTCGGTCCGTTCGCGGCCGCCCTCGGCGAGCAGGTCGGCAGCGGCCCCTACTTCCAGGCGTACGTGGTCAACGCGAGCAGCAAGTTGCTGCAGCCGATGGTGGACGCCCTGCTGTGGCCGCAGCACCTGCCCGACGACCTGCGCAGCTACCTCGAGCCGTTCCCGTCGATCGAACCCGCGACCCAGGAGCCGCCGCGATGAGTGAGCGCAGCGAGCGAACAACCGGTGCAGCCGAGCGCAGCGAGCGAACAACAGGCGCGGGCGCAGTACGGAAACTGCCCCGCTGGGTCCTTGTGCTGGCGGGCGTGCTGGCCGCCGCCCTTGTGGCGGTTGGCGTGTGGAACGGCATCACCCGGATCGGAACCACCGGCATCACGGCTTATTTCCCGTCCACCTCCGGCCTGTACCAGGGCGACGACGTACGCGTGCTGGGCGTGCAGGTCGGGAGGATCGACTCGATCGAGCCGGGCAGCGACCGGGTGAAGGTGAAGATGACGCTCGACCGCGGCATCGACATCCCCGCCGACGCGCGGGCTGTGATCATCTCGCCTTCGCTGGTCTCGGCGCGGTTCATCCAGCTCGCGCCGGCCTACACCGGTGGACCGAAGATGAAGGACGGCAGCGAGATTCCGATCGAGCACACCGCTGTGCCCGTCGAATGGGACGACATCAAGGCGGAACTGACCAAGTTGGCGACCACGCTCGGTCCGGTCGGCGACGACGCGCAGGGCTCGTTCGGCCGCTTCATCAACACTGCCGCCGACAATCTCGACGGCAACGGCCAGAAGTTCCGCGACACACTTCATGAGTTGTCGGCGACGTTGAACACGTTGTCGGACCGGCGGACCGACCTGTTCGGCACCATCAGCAACTTGCAGAAGTTCGTCGACGTGCTCTCGGCGAGCAACGAGCAGATCGTGCAGTTCGGCGGCAGACTCGCGTCGGTGTCCTCGGTGCTGGCCGGTGTCTCGTCGGATCTTGGCGCCGGACTGGACAATCTGGACGCGGCGGTGGTCGATGTGCGCCGGTTCATCGAGGGCAACGGCGCCGAGCTCACCGAGGGTGTGCAACGGCTGGCCGATGCCACCCAGGTGCTGGTCGACAAGCGACCGGAGCTGGAAAGGGTATTACATTCCGGGCCGACCGCGCTGGTGAACTTCTACCAGATTTACAAGCCCGCTCAGGGCACCCTGACCGGCGCCATCGCACCGACCAACTTCGCGGACCCGCTCAGCTTCCTCTGCGGGTCGGTGCGCGCGTTGGAGACCAACGACTCCGACCGCAGCGCCGATCTCTGCGCGCAGTACCTTGCGCCGGTACTCAACACCCTGGCCATGAACTACGTGCCGATCATGGCGAACCCGGCCAGCGGCGTCACCGCGTTCCCGAACCAGCTGGTGTATTCCGATCCAAGCCTGGCAGGGCGGGTCGCGAGCGAGACGCCGCCGCAGCCACAACCCGCGCCAGTGAGCGTGCCGAACGGCATTGCCGGACTGGCCATTCCGGGAGGAGGGCGATGATGCCGACGCGGCGAATGCGCCGGAACGCCGCCCTCGCGGTGGGGCTTGCGGCGGTGCTCGGGATTTCCGGCTGTGAGTGGGACGGGCTGAACTCGCTGCCGATGCCCGGCACCGAGGGCACCGCGCCCGGCTCGTATCAGGTGCGAATCCAGATGCCGAACGTGACCACGTTGACCAGGAATTCGCCGGTACGGGTGCACGACGTCACGGTCGGCACGGTCTCGAAGATCGAGGTGGAGGACTGGCACGCGCTGGTCACCGTCACGCTGAACCCCGACGTGCAGCTGCCGGCCAACGCGGTCGCCAAGATCGGGCAGACCAGCTTGCTCGGCTCCAACCATGTGGAGCTGGCCGCGCCGACCGACCAGACCGCCGAAGGCCGGCTGCGCCCCGGCGATGTCATCCCGCTGGCGCGGGCCGGAGCCTTCCCGACTACCGAGCAGGTGCTGTCCTCGCTGTCGGTGGTGCTCAACGGCGGCGGCGTGTCCCAGCTGGAAACCATTACCCGCGAACTCAATTCCGCGTTCACCGGCCGGGAGGAAGCGATCCGGGATCTGCTACCGCAACTGAACGAACTGACCACGAACCTGGACCACCAGACCGGGGACATCATCGCCGCGATGAGCGGACTCGACCGGCTCGGCGGCCGGCTGGCCGAGCAGCGCGACGTGGTGGCGGCCGCCATCGAGCAGATCCATCCCGCGTTGACCGTGCTGGCCGATCGCAGGGCGAACATCACGCGGGCGATCACCGCGCTAGGTGAGCTGAGCGATGTCACCCAGCGGATCATCGACGCAGGTGGCAGCAATCTGAAGGCCAACTTGCGCGACCTCTGGCCGGCGCTGCAATCGCTGGCCGACACCGGCAACAACCTCACAGAGGCGCTGAAGATCGTGCTCACCTTCCCGTTCCCGATGAAGAATCTCGATCGCGCGATCAAGGGCGACTACCTGAATCTGTTTATGACGGTGGACATCACGGGCCGGCGGCTGGACTCGAACTTCCTCACCGGGACACCGCTGGGCGGGCGCTTCGGCGGCGTCGAGGGCGCGCTCGGCAGCTTCGCGCCGGGTACGGCAGCCCAGAACGGTGATCCGGCGACCGGGCCGCTGCAGGCGCCCCCGCCCGCCGCGAGCCAGCAGCCGCCGCCGACCATTCCCGGCCTTCCTCCGATCCCCGGCCTGCCCGCCATTCCCGGGCTGACCGTGCCCTTGCCGGGAAACACTGCGCCACAAGGGAGTCCGGGACAGTGACGCTCACTAGATTCGTCCGCACTCAGCTGATCATCTTCTCGATACTGACGGTGATCGGCCTGGTGGTGATGGGCGGGACGTATGTGAAGCTGCCTGCGATGTTCGGCATCGGACGCTACGAGGTGACGGTCCAACTTGCCGCGACCGGCGGTCTCTACCCGACGGCCAACGTCGCCTACCGCGGCACGAATGTCGGTCAGGTGAAGGAGGTTCGGCTCACGCCCGCCGGGGTCGCCGCGAAGCTGTCGATCGCGAGCGACCACAAGATCCCCTCCGACGTCGACGCGTGGGTGCGCAGCGTATCGGCGGTCGGCGAGCAGTACGTCGACCTGGTGCCCGCCGAGCACCGCACGGGCGGCAACCTGCACGACGGCAGCGTGATCCCGGTGGAACGCACCAAGCTGCCGCAGGATGTCGGGGCGCTGCTCGACCAGTCGGACCGGCTGCTGTCCAGCGTCGCCGACACCCGCCTGCGACAGGTCATCGACGAGGCGTTCCTCGCATTCAACGGTGCGGGCCCCGACCTGCAGCGGTTCATTGATTCCGCGGCGTTGCTGGTGCAGGAGGCGCAGAACAACGCGGAGCCGACCAAACAGCTGCTCGACCAGATCGGGCCGCTACTTGACACCCAGACCCGCTCGGACGCCGCGATCCGTTCCTGGACCGCCGATCTGGCGACCGTCACCGACCAGCTACGCGGCCACGACCCCGCGCTGCGCGGGGTGCTGCGCAACGGCCCCGCCGCGATGCAGCAGGTGAGTTCGCTGTTCAGCGACCTGAGGCCGACCCTGCCGCTGGTGCTGGCCAACCTGGTCAGCGTCGGCCAGGTTGCCGTGACCTACCACGCCGGACTGGAACAGATCCTGGTGGTCTACCCGCCGCTGGTCGCGGCGCTGCTCACCGCAGTCCGAGGACCGCTCGAGTACGGCGCCCTGGTCGACTTCATGACCGTCGTCAACGACCCGCCCGCCTGCACCACCGGTTTCCTCCCGCCGGACCAGCGCCGCTCGCCCAGCGAATTGGACACCGTGGACACGCCACCCGGCCTGTACTGCAAGGTCCCGCAGGACGCGCCCGAGGCCGTGCGCGGTATCCGCAACACGCCGTGTGCCGAGGTCCCCGGTGTGCGCGCCCCGACGCCGGATCTGTGCCGGACCGGGTACGTTCCGTTGGGCAACAACCCGCCGTTCGGCCCACCGCAGCCGGTCGCGCCTGCGGCCGCGCCCCCCGCGCGGGAACCCGCGGGTGTCGCACCCGCAAGTTACGGCGGTGGTACACCGGCCGCCGCGAGAGCCTACGACCCGGACACCGGCGTCTATATCGGCACCGACGGGCGCACGTACCGACAGGGCGATATCGGACCGAACGGTTCGGGCACGGTACCGTCGAGCTGGCAGGCGATGCTCGAGGAGCAGCAACGATGAGTGATGTCAACGGAGATGGTCACCGCACGCGGCGACGTGCGGTGCGCTCGGCCGGACCCCCGGTCGAGGAGAACGGGACCTCGACCACCACAGAATTCGAGACCTCGGCTCCCGAGGTCATCTCGGCCCGCGCCGCGGTTCTCGGCGCCGGCGCGGACAGCGGGCCGGCTTCCGTCGACGACGCGAACGCCGTGACGGAGCCGGACGTGGTCGCCTCGACCACCGACACGGCAGCCGACCAGGAATCGGTCGTTCTCGCGAAGACGGAAGGCGATGCCGCGCCTGCCGACGAAAAGGCGAACAGCGGCCGCCGCGTTCCGCAGCTTCTCGCACTGGGCGCCGCCGCGCTGCTGGTCTTGGCTCTGGTGTGCGGTGCGACCCTGTCGGTGTTCGCGGTGCGTTCGGCGGACCAACGCGACGCGCACCGCGACGAATATGTGCAGACCGCCCGGCAGGCGATCGTCAATCTCACTACCATCCGGGCCGATTCGGCCAAGCAGGACATCGATCGGATCCTGTCGCTGGCCTCGGGGGAGTTCAAAACCGAGTTCGACGGACGGGTCGACCCGTTCACCAGCATCGTGCAGCAGGCCAAGGTCGTCTCCAACGGCGAGATCGTGGCGGCCGCGCTGGAGAGCGACGACGACCGCTCCGCGCGCGTCCTGGTCGCCGCCAAACAGACGCTGACCAACGCGGGCCAGGCCGAGCCACAGACCAGGTATTACCGGTTCCGGGTGACCGTCACCCGCGGCGACGCCGGTCTGAGCGTGTCTAATGTGGAGTTCGTGGCATGAGCGGTCAGGCCCGGAGGAGGCAGCGAAGCGTGACCACGGAGGGCTCCGCTCATGCCGGAGAGGGCACAGCATGAGCGGTCAGGCTCGGAGGAGGCAGCGAAGCGTGACCACGGAGGGCTCCGCTCATGCCAGAGGAGGGCACAGCATGAACGGAATTCGAGGCAAGATTCTGCTCGCGATCGTCGGCGTGGTGGTCGCCGCGGCAGCGGTCATCGGCGGCGTGAACGGCTACCGCTACTGGGACGACCGGCAGGCCGAGCAGTCGCGCAAGGACGCGGTCGCGACCGCGGGCCGCACCGTCGAGGCGATGTTCACCTACAGCCCGCAGACCGTCGACACCGAGCTGCGGAAGTCGGCCGACAACCTCGGTGGCAGCTTCCGCGACGACTACTTGACGCTGATCGACAAGCAGATCGCGCCGGGCGCCAAGGAGAAGCAGCTCACCGTCACCGCGACCACCCAGGCGAGCGGCGTCATCTCGGCCGATCGCACCCACGCGGAAGTTCTGCTGTTCCTCAACCAGGTCACGACGAGCAAGGACACCCCGCAGGGCACAACCACCGGCAGCCGCGTGCGCGTCACGTTGGCGAAAACGGACTCCCGCTGGTTGGTCGAGGCGGTCACGCCGGTCTGATTGTCGAGAACGGCGACCGGTTCGATTCGGCTAGTCCGTATTCGGCGGCGTTCGACGGGGCAGCCGGACGGTGAACGTCGTACCCTCCTCAGGTGTGCTTCGCACGGTGACCGTGCCGCCGTGTGCGGTCACCAGGGCCTGCACGATGGACAGGCCCAGTCCGGTGCCGCCGCTGCTGCGTGCGCGTGAGGTGTCGGTGCGGTAGAAGCGCTCGAAGATTCGCTCCGCCTCCTCGGCAGGCAGACCGGGCCCGCTGTCCGCCACGTCGAGCACGACGTGGTCGGCGTCGGGTGTCACCAGTACCTCCACCGCGGTGTCGGGCGCGGTGTGCGTGACCGCATTGTTCAGGAGATTGGTCAGGACCTGGCGCAGCCGTGCCTCGTCGCCGATCACCTCCAATGTCCCTTCGCCCGGTTGGACTTTCAGCTCGATGGTGCGCATCGGTCCTTCGGTATGCCCGGCCGCGACCACCGCCCGCGCGTTGTGCACGGCATCACTGGCGACGGCGAGCAGGTCGACCGGTCCCAGTTCCAACGGGCGCTGCGCGTCCAGTCGCGCCAGCATCAGCAGGTCTTCGACCAGAACGCCCATCCGCTGGGATTCGCGCTCGATGCGATCCATGAACATCCCCGGATCGGTGGTGGCGCCCTGGCGGTAGAGCTCGGCGAACCCGCGGATCGTCGTGAGCGGGGTGCGCAACTCGTGACTGGCATCTGCGACGAACTGACGCATACGTTCCTCGGACCGCCGTGCGGCGTCCTCGGACGCCGCGGTCGCGGTGAACGCACGTTGGATCTGTGCCAGCATGCCGTTCAGTGAACGCGACAGCCGGTCCACCTCGGTGTTCTTGCCGCGCACCGGAACCCGGCGATGCAGGTCACCCTGTGCGATCGCAGCGGCGATGTTCTCGACCCGGCGCAGCGGGCGCAGGCTGCGCCGGACCACGAAGTACGCGATCACCGCCAGCGCGGCGAGCACGATCAGACCGACGATCAGTTGCAGCATCAGCAGCCGGTGCACCGTGTCGGTGTTCTGGGTGAGCGGCAACGCCACGGTGGTTGTCGCGTGTGGCGTGCGCACCGTCAGCACACGCCACTCGATCGGTCCGCCGTTCACGGAGCCTGTGGTGAAGGGGCCGGATCGTGGCGTGTCCGGCAGGGCGGGTTCGGCGTCGACGCCGAATGCTTTGATCGAGAACGACCGCCCGTCGACGATCTGTACCCGAACGTAGAACTGGCTCGGCGCATGGCGTGGGTCAGGCGGCAGCACCGGCGGCGGTGGTACCCGCTCCCGGCGGGACCACTCGCCGGCGCCCTCGCGCAGCTGCTGGTCGGTGCGGTTGGTCAGCTGCTGTTCCAGCCCGGAGGTCACCACCATGCCGGAGATGAGCAAGCCGAGGCCCGCCGTGAGGACAAGCAACACCATCAGCGTCACCCGCAGCGGGATCGCGGATAAGGCGCCTGCGGCTTTCGTGCGGGCCGTCGCGAGCCGACCCGGGCTCACCTAACGCCCGACCCGGCGATTGGGTGCGCGCATGACATAACCGACGCCGCGCAGGGTGTGGATCAGGCGCGTGTCGCCGGTGTCGACCTTCTTGCGCAGGTAGGAGACGTAGGTTTCCACGACGCCGACCTCGCCGCCGAAGTCGTAGCGCCATACATGGTCCAGGATGCGCGGCTTGCTCAGCACTGTGCCCGCGTTGACCATGAAGTAGCGCAGCAGCGTGAACTCGGTGGGGGACAGGGCCACCGGCTCGCCCGCCTTCCACACTTCGTGGGTGTCGTCGTCGAGTTCGATGTCCTCGAAGCGGATGCGCGAACTCTCCCGCTGCGGGGCGGCGTGGCCCGCGCGGCGCAGGATGACGCGCAGCCGGGCCACCACCTCTTCGAGGCTGAACGGCTTGGTGACGTAGTCGTCCGCCCCGAGGGTAAGGCCGGTGATCTTGTCCTGCACATCGTCGCGTGCGGTGAGGAACAGCACGGGCGCGTCGATGCCGTCGGCGCGCAGCCTGCGCAGTAGACCGAAGCCGTCCATGCCCGGCATCATCACGTCCACGATGAGCGCCTGTGGCCGGAAGGTGCGCGCCCGGTCCAGCGCCTGCGCGCCGTCGGCCGCGGTGTCCACCTCGAAGCCCTGATATCGCAGGCTCACGGCGAGCAGCTCGACAATCATCGGCTCGTCGTCGACCACCAGAACCCGTGCCTCGGGTGTCCGCTCCGCAGGCGCACCAGTCATTGCTTCATGGTCCAGCACACTGCTGCGAAGTTCCTGGACGAAAGCTGGGTGATTCCTGTGAACGCGAGATCAGCGCGACGGTGTGCGCGATTCCGGGTAGATGTCGTCGTCGGTCAGCAGCGCGCTACCCGCGACCTGATCCTGCGCCAACGCGTCGAGGAACGCCCGCGCCCAGCGGTCCACGTCGTGGGCGAGCACCTGACGGCGCAGCGAGCGCATTCGCCTGCGCTTGGTGTCCCTGTCGTCCTCCAGCGCGGAGACGATGGCATCCTTCACGCTGTCCAGGTCGTGTGGGTTGCACAGATACGACTGGCGCAATTCGGCTGACGCGCCGGTGAATTCGCTCAACACCAGGGCGCCGTTGAGCCCGCTGTGACAGGCGACGTACTCCTTGGCGACCAGGTTCATGCCGTCGCGCAGCGGCGTCACCAGCATGACGTCGGCGGCAAGGAAGAACGCGATGAGCTCGTCGCGCGGGATCGGCCGGTGCAGGTAGTGCACCACCGGGTAGCCGACCCTCGCGAACTCGCCGTTGATCCGGCCGACCTGGCGTTCGATGTCGCCGCGCATCTGGATGTAGCTCTCGACGCGCTCGCGGCTCGGGGTGGCCAGCTGGACCATCACGGTCTCCGCCGGGTCGACCCGGCCGTCGACGAGCAGCTCCTCCAGCGCGTTGAGCCGGATATCGATGCCCTTGGTGTAGTCCAGCCGGTCGACGCCGAGCAGGATGTTCTTCGGATTGCCCAGCTCGGCCCGGATCTTGGCGGCGCGCTCGCGCACCGACCTGCGCCGAGAGTGCTCGTCGAGTTGGGCCGAGGCGATCGAGATCGGGAACGCACCCACCCGGACCGTCCGGAACCCCACCTGGACGACACCGAGCTTGGATCGCACGCCGATCGAACCGCGCGAGGTCGGCTGGCCGGCCAGCCTGCGGGCCAGGTAGAGGAAGTTCTGTGCGCCGCCGGGCAGGTGAAAGCCGATCAGGTCGGCGCCGAGCAGGCCCTCGACGATCTCGGTCCGCCACGGCATCTGCATGAACAGCTCGACCGGCGGGAACGGGATGTGCAGGAAGAACCCGATGGTCAGATCGGGGCGCAGCATGCGAAGCATCTTGGGCACGAGTTGCAGTTGGTAATCCTGCACCCACACCGTCGCGCCCTCGGCGGCGACCTTCGCGGTGGCCTCGGCGAAGCGCCGGTTCACCGTGACGTAGGCGGCCCACCAGTTGCGGTCGTAGACCGGACGCACGATGACGTCGTGGTAGAGCGGCCACAGCGTGCCGTTGGAGAAGCCTTCGTAGTAGTCCCCCACCTCCAGCGCCGACAGCGGGACCGGATGCAGTTCGAGGCCGTCCTCGATGATCGGTTCGACTTCGACGTCGGGGACGCCGGCCCAGCCGACCCAGGCCCCCTTGTTGTTGCGCAACACCGGTTCCAACGCGGTCACCAGACCCCCTGGGCTGCGCTTCCATCGGCTGGTCCCGTCGGGCAGTCGTTCGAGGTCGACGGGGAGCCGATTGGCGACGACGACGAACCCGGAGCCCGATTCGGACGGGTCGGCGCTCGCTGCCGCGGTCTCAGCAGGTGAAGTATCTCTGGCGTGCTCGGAGTCGTCGGAGGGGTTCATCTGGTCCACTCACGCATCCTTCGCGTTGCTGTATCCCGCTGGAGTTGTGCAGTCGACGTCGCCGTTGGCGTCGAATAAGAGGTTATTCGCTCCGGACGCTCGGTCCAATACCCAACATAGACAACAGCATTCGGCACTCGTCGGCATCCTCGGCGTAGGCAGCGACCACCCGCTGCGCCTGCCGCGCTGTCTCGTCGGCGAGCGGTTCCAGATCGTCGTCCGCGATGTCGTTCGCGCTGCCTTTCGCGGCCATCTTCAAGTCCTCCCGGCTCAGTACGCTCGTACGTGCGAATAGTCAATGGTATGCGACGCTCGGACCTCCGTCCGCCTCGGACTTCCGCGACGCACCCGCGTCATGTCGACCGCACCCCGGCTGGTGCGCCGACCTGGCCCGTCCCTATACCGTGGGAACCGCAGCACCAACTCCACGAAAGGGTCGACATGCCGCTGGCCACGGTGAACGGAATTTCCCTCAATTACCAGGTCAAGGGTGATCGCGCCAGGGGCGCCGACGTCAAGGGCTCCGCGCCGCTCGTGGTCATGATCATGGGCACCGGAAGCCCGGGGCGGGTGTGGGAACTGCACCAGGTTCCGGCGCTGGTCGCGGCGGGCTACCGGGTGTGCACGTTCGACAACCGCGGGATCGCGCCGTCTTTCGAGGCCGCCTCCGGCATGACCATCGACGAACTGGTCGCCGACACCGCCGCCCTCATCGAATTCCTCGCCGAGGGGCCCGCACTGGTGGTCGGCACCTCGATGGGCGCGCGGGTAGCCCAGGAGCTGGCCTTGGCTCGTCCGGATCTGGTGCGCAAGGCGGTATTCATGGCGGGTCACGGGCGACTCGACCAGTTTCAGAAGACGCTGTCGCTCGGCGAACACGAGCTGGACGCCAGCGGGGTGCAGCTGCCGCCGAAGTACGAGGCAGCGGTCAACGCTGTGATGAACCTGTCGCCCGCGACCATGGCAGAGGCGAACGCCGCTCGCGACTGGCTCGACCTGTTCGAGTTCACCGGCGGACCGGTGCCGCCGGGCATCCGCGCCCAGCGCCGCATGGACCACGATTTCGACCGGGTGCAGGCATACCGGGCGATCCGGGTGCCCTGCCTGTCGGTCGGGTTTGCTGACGACCGGATGATCCCGCCGTACCTGTCCAGGGAGATCGCCGACGTCATCCCGGGCGCGCGGTACCAGGAAGTGCCGGATGCTGGACATTTCGGATATCTGGAACGGCCGGAAGCGGTCAACAAGATCCTGCTCGACTTCTTTGCGAGCTGATTGCGAGTTTGGCAAGGGTGCACAGGAGGTAATCGCTCTGGCGTAACGTCTGCCTTGCTAGGGTCGAAACAACGCACGGGGTATCTCGGCGCTTGCGGTTCGTGTAACCCCGGCGCCGTGTGACCCCGGAGCGATCCCGTACATAGCGCCAGTATCCAGTGAGGTGAAATTGAGCACCAACCCCTTCGATGACGAAGACGGCCGCTTCTTCGTCCTGGTCAACGACGAGGAACAGCATTCCCTGTGGCCGGCGTTCGCCGAGGTTCCGGCAGGATGGCGAGTCGTGTTCGGTGAGGACAGCCGCGCCGCCTGCGTCGAGTATG
The DNA window shown above is from Nocardia sp. NBC_01730 and carries:
- a CDS encoding MCE family protein, coding for MKNTATTVKLAIFTLVMTLVFAGLAVVFSQMRFARENGYHAVFTSSSGMLPGAKVRIAGVPVGSVTSVKVGKDYLAHVEFAVDRKYKLLTSTRAAIKYENLVGDRYMELVEGPGSNYVLQKGGTIGTEQTAPALDLDMLLGGFKPLLRGLDPGQVNDLTNALLQIFQGQGGTLVSLLNSGGSFAKTLADRDALIGSVINNLNTVLQTIDQRGDQFATTLAELQRLISGLAADRDQIGDAIPRIAGATGDLTDLLAQARPDLKDTIEQTGRVAANLDAGSDTVQWVLDRLPSTYRQLIRIGSYGSFLQLYVCGTNFLVDGPDGKTMKINMPAEQTTGRCAENR
- a CDS encoding MCE family protein — protein: MNEQRSTAVTIGIVGLVLAVAVALSALQFDRLPFIRSGATFTAYFADAGGLVPGDPVQVAGVRSGRVDKVGLDGAKVLVRFTLDESIVLGQKTSAAIKTNTVLGRKSLEVTPSGSGALRTDDTIPLDRTTSPYSLNEALGDLAGTVHGLDMEKVDQTLDALSATFADTPAPLRSALDGVTALSRSINARDEALSDLLKRAQSVTKILADRGNQINALLLDGNELLGELDRRRTALGQLIVYVNGLAEQLSGLVADNEAQLKPALDKLNSVLALLQKNKQNLADALVGLGPFAAALGEQVGSGPYFQAYVVNASSKLLQPMVDALLWPQHLPDDLRSYLEPFPSIEPATQEPPR
- a CDS encoding MCE family protein; the protein is MSERSERTTGAAERSERTTGAGAVRKLPRWVLVLAGVLAAALVAVGVWNGITRIGTTGITAYFPSTSGLYQGDDVRVLGVQVGRIDSIEPGSDRVKVKMTLDRGIDIPADARAVIISPSLVSARFIQLAPAYTGGPKMKDGSEIPIEHTAVPVEWDDIKAELTKLATTLGPVGDDAQGSFGRFINTAADNLDGNGQKFRDTLHELSATLNTLSDRRTDLFGTISNLQKFVDVLSASNEQIVQFGGRLASVSSVLAGVSSDLGAGLDNLDAAVVDVRRFIEGNGAELTEGVQRLADATQVLVDKRPELERVLHSGPTALVNFYQIYKPAQGTLTGAIAPTNFADPLSFLCGSVRALETNDSDRSADLCAQYLAPVLNTLAMNYVPIMANPASGVTAFPNQLVYSDPSLAGRVASETPPQPQPAPVSVPNGIAGLAIPGGGR
- a CDS encoding MCE family protein, whose translation is MMPTRRMRRNAALAVGLAAVLGISGCEWDGLNSLPMPGTEGTAPGSYQVRIQMPNVTTLTRNSPVRVHDVTVGTVSKIEVEDWHALVTVTLNPDVQLPANAVAKIGQTSLLGSNHVELAAPTDQTAEGRLRPGDVIPLARAGAFPTTEQVLSSLSVVLNGGGVSQLETITRELNSAFTGREEAIRDLLPQLNELTTNLDHQTGDIIAAMSGLDRLGGRLAEQRDVVAAAIEQIHPALTVLADRRANITRAITALGELSDVTQRIIDAGGSNLKANLRDLWPALQSLADTGNNLTEALKIVLTFPFPMKNLDRAIKGDYLNLFMTVDITGRRLDSNFLTGTPLGGRFGGVEGALGSFAPGTAAQNGDPATGPLQAPPPAASQQPPPTIPGLPPIPGLPAIPGLTVPLPGNTAPQGSPGQ
- a CDS encoding MlaD family protein: MTLTRFVRTQLIIFSILTVIGLVVMGGTYVKLPAMFGIGRYEVTVQLAATGGLYPTANVAYRGTNVGQVKEVRLTPAGVAAKLSIASDHKIPSDVDAWVRSVSAVGEQYVDLVPAEHRTGGNLHDGSVIPVERTKLPQDVGALLDQSDRLLSSVADTRLRQVIDEAFLAFNGAGPDLQRFIDSAALLVQEAQNNAEPTKQLLDQIGPLLDTQTRSDAAIRSWTADLATVTDQLRGHDPALRGVLRNGPAAMQQVSSLFSDLRPTLPLVLANLVSVGQVAVTYHAGLEQILVVYPPLVAALLTAVRGPLEYGALVDFMTVVNDPPACTTGFLPPDQRRSPSELDTVDTPPGLYCKVPQDAPEAVRGIRNTPCAEVPGVRAPTPDLCRTGYVPLGNNPPFGPPQPVAPAAAPPAREPAGVAPASYGGGTPAAARAYDPDTGVYIGTDGRTYRQGDIGPNGSGTVPSSWQAMLEEQQR
- a CDS encoding h domain protein translates to MNGIRGKILLAIVGVVVAAAAVIGGVNGYRYWDDRQAEQSRKDAVATAGRTVEAMFTYSPQTVDTELRKSADNLGGSFRDDYLTLIDKQIAPGAKEKQLTVTATTQASGVISADRTHAEVLLFLNQVTTSKDTPQGTTTGSRVRVTLAKTDSRWLVEAVTPV
- a CDS encoding sensor histidine kinase, giving the protein MVLLVLTAGLGLLISGMVVTSGLEQQLTNRTDQQLREGAGEWSRRERVPPPPVLPPDPRHAPSQFYVRVQIVDGRSFSIKAFGVDAEPALPDTPRSGPFTTGSVNGGPIEWRVLTVRTPHATTTVALPLTQNTDTVHRLLMLQLIVGLIVLAALAVIAYFVVRRSLRPLRRVENIAAAIAQGDLHRRVPVRGKNTEVDRLSRSLNGMLAQIQRAFTATAASEDAARRSEERMRQFVADASHELRTPLTTIRGFAELYRQGATTDPGMFMDRIERESQRMGVLVEDLLMLARLDAQRPLELGPVDLLAVASDAVHNARAVVAAGHTEGPMRTIELKVQPGEGTLEVIGDEARLRQVLTNLLNNAVTHTAPDTAVEVLVTPDADHVVLDVADSGPGLPAEEAERIFERFYRTDTSRARSSGGTGLGLSIVQALVTAHGGTVTVRSTPEEGTTFTVRLPRRTPPNTD
- a CDS encoding response regulator transcription factor; translated protein: MTGAPAERTPEARVLVVDDEPMIVELLAVSLRYQGFEVDTAADGAQALDRARTFRPQALIVDVMMPGMDGFGLLRRLRADGIDAPVLFLTARDDVQDKITGLTLGADDYVTKPFSLEEVVARLRVILRRAGHAAPQRESSRIRFEDIELDDDTHEVWKAGEPVALSPTEFTLLRYFMVNAGTVLSKPRILDHVWRYDFGGEVGVVETYVSYLRKKVDTGDTRLIHTLRGVGYVMRAPNRRVGR